One Helianthus annuus cultivar XRQ/B chromosome 12, HanXRQr2.0-SUNRISE, whole genome shotgun sequence genomic region harbors:
- the LOC110921263 gene encoding SKP1-like protein 1B yields the protein MSSQKTIVLKSSDGETFEVEEVVALESQTIKHMIEDDCANTTIPLPNVTSKIISMVIEYCKKHVDSAKNEDKKTAEEDLKNFDSEFVKVDKDTLFDLILAANYLNIKSLLDLTCQTAADMIKGKTPEEVRKTFNIKNDFTPEEEAELRRENAWAFE from the exons ATGTCGTCGCAGAAAACCATCGTGTTGAAGAGCTCCGACGGAGAAACGTTCGAGGTAGAAGAGGTGGTGGCGTTGGAATCGCAAACCATCAAACACATGATCGAAGATGACTGTGCGAACACCACCATCCCCTTACCTAATGTCACCAGCAAGATCATCTCCATGGTTATTGAGTACTGCAAGAAGCATGTGGATTCGGCCAAGAACGAGGACAAGAAAACTGCTGAGGAGGATCTGAAAAACTTTGATTCTGAGTTTGTCAAAGTGGATAAAGACACTCTTTTTGATTTAATTCTG GCTGCAAACTATCTCAACATCAAAAGCTTACTGGATCTAACCTGTCAAACGGCTGCTGACATGATCAAGGGCAAGACTCCTGAAGAGGTTCGCAAGACGTTCAACATCAAGAATGACTTCACCCCCGAAGAAGAAGCAGAACTCCGCCGTGAGAATGCATGGGCATTTGAGTAA
- the LOC110925474 gene encoding uncharacterized protein LOC110925474 codes for MKEKSGERKGCSYKEFMACKLPIYNGEVDPIICQRWLSDIEGVFERTHCDVTDFVAYGTGQLKGQAKDWWDNKKKEIGAEAARVMTWDEFKEEFIQLRQKGETIDKITGIFLDKLRFCDELVTTEEQKIYYYYNMLSAEYREFMTPSKYETLTEIINTAREWEIELKKQIERDEQRAQDMNPSPTKKARTVELGKKVDAKGGVAKL; via the exons ATGAAAGAGAAATCGGGAGAACGTAAAGGATGTTCGTACAAGGAGTTTATGGCGTGTAAACTGCCAATCTACAACGGGGAGGTCGACCCGATAATATGCCAGAGATGGTTAAGCGATATTGAAGGAGTGTTTGAAAGAACCCATTGTGATGTAACTGACTTCGTTGCTTACGGAACGGGTCAGTTGAAGGGTCAAGCCAAAGATTGGTGGGACAATAAAAAGAAGGAAATAGGAGCCGAAGCGGCGAGggtcatgacttgggatgagtttaag GAAGAATTCATCCAGCTAAGACAAAAGGGTGAAACAATCGATAAGATCACGGGCATCTTTCTGGATAAGCTGAGATTCTGTGACGAGTTGGTCACCACTGAAGAGCAGAAGATATACTACTATTACAACATGCTGAGTGCTGAATACCGGGAGTTCATGACTCCATCAAAGTATGAAACCCTCACGGAGATTATTAACACCGCCCGGGAATGGGAAATCGAGTTGAAGAAACAAATTGAGAGGGACGAGCAAAGAGCACAGGATAtgaatccaagccctacaaagaaagctCGAACTGTTGAATTAGGAAAGAAGGTGGATGCTAAAGGGGGGGTCGCCAAGTTGTAA